From Girardinichthys multiradiatus isolate DD_20200921_A chromosome 19, DD_fGirMul_XY1, whole genome shotgun sequence:
tttttcaagcggCACCGCCCCAAATCTTTGGCGGGGCAGTGAGCCATCTCTGCCATATCAAAATCACCCATTACAGCTGCAGTGCAGTGTTGTGACTGCTGACCTGAAGGCTCCTGTTTGTGTGACTCCTTCAGATAGTACAAGGCCTTCTGGTAGTCTCCTAGATGGTAGTAGGCCACTCCAGATCGGTAAAGGGCTTTGAAGTTCTTCCCTTCCTTGAGAAGCACTTTGAGGCAGTATTCCTTCACTCGTTCATAGTTCACCAGCTCCATTTGCAAAAGGCAAGCTAGAATGAGGGAAGAGGTTAAGAGATCACACCCTGCATAAGCCAGTATTTGAATGCTTTCATCTTTTATGcaaataattatatatttcCTGAGGGCACAAATTATAATTAGTACTTTTGTTAATCTGACTCATGTGACATGAGTGAATAAAGACAGCAgacatggaaagaaaaaagaaatgaattctggaATATTatctgattttctttcttttttatgaaaaacaacAGTGGAAGAGCATCAGTtatgaaatgtgaaaacgtttctTACCTGCCAGACTGTTGTAACACTCCAGCTCTGCATTCTCCATCGCCCCCTTCTGCTCATCTGTCAGCGTGCTGGACTTGCTGATGGTCGGCAGGAGGGTGGACGTGGACTTGGAGCTGGGGTCTGGATCCCCCAGCACCCTGCACAGCCCCTTTATCTCCAGCAGAGCGCGGTGATACTTGCCGATCGCCTCTCTGTATTTCTTATCCTTGTAGCACTGAGTGCCTTGGCTCTTAAAGTCCAGCGCCCGCCTCACGACGTCAGCTGGCTCGTTGTGGGATGGTTGTTTCAGCAACGGCCCACCATGATGCCTCTGCTgctgaagctgctgctgctgatttcTGGTATCTTTGGCCCGGCTGCTGCTGTTGGGCTGAGCGCGCTGCAGGAGCCTCGGGGAGCCCCCGCCGCCGCCGCCGCCGCTGATGGCGGTGAGGCTGCCTCTGCCGCTATCCACCTTCCCTTCGTTACCAGCCTGGATCGCGCTCATCTTggacatttttccttttaatttccCTCTGCCCTGACGCtccttgattaaaaaaaaaaaaaaagcgtggCTTTTCACCGCATCTTATCGGCTGTAGTCGCGCCTCTGCCTCGCCAGTGTCGCAGCTACGTCCGCTCTGTGCGCAACCCTGCGCTGTGCGATGCGCGCTCCTCTGTTGTAATCAGCTCCCGTGTTTTCCATTCAAACAAACCGATTGGTTGGTGAATGCAGAAACAGTGCGTCCATTTTAATTGCCTAACTGAGCAGTTTTATTTCATCGTCAGACTTAGTTTCATTGTGAGTCTGAAAAACAGAGTCATTGCAGAAGAATTTTATATTCTCTTGGTCTTTTCCTTGGAATTTCTTGTTGGTTGACTTAGAACAGATCACTATTTCGCATAATTTTCTTGTTGATAGCCTGTTTCAGCCACCAGATGTGTGTATCCGGGTAATATAATTTGGACTCGATTCGAACTCGAGTCACATAATTAACTGACTTTATTAAGGATGGAATCCCAAAAGACTTTGACAGGCCCAGTGTTGAGCCTTTTGACTTGAAAATGCCAATTTTACAACAAACAGGATAtatgttatttaaatttttttcttgtctccCTAATACACTTCTTGTCATTTTCAAATAGTGTAGATTAAATGAAACCGGTATTTgtatttcttaaataaaaagttgCAATTATGCTGCTTAAATGGGCACACTCCTCTGATtcagttttaacatttattattcTTGACAtcatcaaatttagtaaatctAATTAAACTCAGTAAGGTTAAATGGTCCTTGTAGGTCTTTTCTGACATTTGCTCATTCACGTCCTTTAGCTAAATCCATGGTTTGCGGAGAGGGCACAAACTATCTTGAAGGATCTCCTTTTACGAAGGTATCAGTCAGAAGAAgcataccaaaaaaaaaaaaaaaaaaatccacagcgCATGGCACTGTGAATGTAGTTATTtatgactggaagaaaaaatagaacaacagtgatatttaaaaaattgaacatttttccagatttgataaaaagacaaaaacttgtTCAGGGAAGTTGCTAAGCGGTCAAGAGCAACACCACAAGAGCTGTGGGAATTTCTGGTTTGTAGGTTAGTACCTACTGTGCTTTTAATGTTACAACATTTGACTCGACCCAGGAGTAGGACTGAACCACACACACCCTTTcttccaaataaaacatttttaaaaaatgtcattcTTACTGTGAGTCAATGGATACATCAAAATCATCAAAAGAAAGACTTCACTAAAGGACAATTTTAAGTTTTAGAATTACCTGGCAAGAGTCCAGAACTACATCTGACAGGAGCTGTTATGGGGTCACCAGAACACAACTGTAGACAAGAGATATCCTCACAGTCTGAGAGATCTGGAGACCGTTTGCAAGTAGGCAAATATTACAAGGTCAAGATGTGAGATACTGAAAGAATCCTACCAAAGACTGAAAGCTGAAATTTAACCAACGTAATGTTGGTTTAAGGGTGTGCACATTGCtcttttttcaatattttctctCTAATGGATGTGTTGTTTTCagtcaaatataaataaaaataataacaatgaaCAAACAATGAATAAAGCTGCTATGTTTATTTGTGGATATCATGAATTATTCCTTACAtcgtaataatttttttttatttcaaacataaaaCATGCAGCTAAATGCAGTGTCACATTAAATCGGCAATAATCTTACAGAAAATGCCCTTTCTTTAAAAAGCATTATTGAAATAAGAGGTAATTAACATACAGTTGCTTTCTCTGCAAATACAttcaaataatatattttcaatatatttcaatacatttatattttttaggtaTTGTAATATATTACAATACCTAAACGTATATTAGGTACTGTAATATACCTAATATATTACACATGgtattgttaatcagtgttcaaataaaatggcaaaaatgCAATTTTATGAATCAATTAAAATATCTtatcagtattttattttatttatttcacaataaataaaaaacaagtgttttagTGTTGAGTTGAAAATTTTTTCCCAAAAGAAAAGGAACAGCAAAGAAgtacaaaaatgtttggtttttggatattctgatgtattaaatatataaacttttaacATACATAGTGCCAGTCAGTCAGTATACTTCAAGTATGTTCAAAGATTTCAGACTATTTATCACTATAAATACACACTGATCAGGATTTAACTCTGAAACAACTTTTTTCTTTGAACTCTGACCTGCCAAATCCAATTTTGACCTAttccattttttttcctctgagaACTTTAACACATAAAGTAGAAAAAGGTTCTCCAAAGAGGTAGTTTCAaatgcaaaaagtaaaaaaaaataaagagattaCAAGATTATCCCTGTTTATGCACTAGAGCCCATGTCAATAACCTTTATctaatttttattaaactcaaaaTAGCATGAATCAATGTGTATGCTGCAAGCTGGTTTTAACAGTAGTTCATCATGCTTATACCTTTACCCCATCCAAAATGGTTTTGGTAATATATGGGTAATACATGAACAAGGAGTGGAGCTCTTCCTggacaaacacaacaaaatatgtCCACCGCACAACTATTAACTGTTGATACACAACAATTCATCTGTGTTTACCTAGGAATCAGTGAGAAGTTGTGATGTACCAGCTTCTTGACCAAGTGCATCATTTCTCAGTGGAATATTTTAATCACGACCCAAATTAGGTGCCAAGTGACAGAGGAAGGGAGGGTTCTAGGCGGACTGGGGAGGACCTAAGGAATGTTATTCTACCTAAGTCTTCGTTTCACCTTTTAATAACTGCTCGTTTTGATTGGACAAATGGTCTAATGTCTCTTCTTGTTCTAAAATGATCACTAAGTGTTCTTTGAAAGTTCAGGTGTTTAAAACTGATGTTGGAAACAACAAGTTGACCCTGAATGCTTAAATCGAGCTTCAATCCATTGTGAAAATTTGCTAAAGACTAATTTACATATGTTTCATGGTGTGTTTTTagaattaaacataaaaaatgtgattGATTCAAAGGTTAGAAAAAAATCACCACTTCACAACTACACAACTACAACTAGgtactttttttaagttttgactCAAGTGATAttatggaagaaaaaaagaaaattataaatttatATTTAGCGATTTATGAACAGGTTTCTGTAATTGCGTCATCAAGCTGCGACAGGACTGAGAGCAAAGACGCAATTTTTAAGAGACAATTTGTTTACAACCATGGCGTCGGTTGATTTCAGAGGTAATTGTTTGTGGTATTGTTATGCGGAACGCTTTATCTAATTTAGTTTAGATGCAATACtcttaaaaacattaataaactctGATGTGAAATGCATTAGATACAGTCGGGTTTTAGTCGCTGTTGTTAGGTTTCAACGGGATTTATCATCGCTGTAAGGTAACGTTAGCCTGCCAGCTAACTTTGGGAACTCCAGTGTTTCATTCCTTttacaatgtatttattttttcttgctcCTAagaattttgttgtttttacttcTGCTAAATTGTGCGTCAAATGGGAGGTAATTAAAATGAGGCTTTCAATGCCACTCATAGATCTGTAAATCCGTACTCTTAGGGTACAGTGTTGGGTATTGGATGTTAAGCGGTTGAGTATATTGCATTATAAGCTATTTATATTACcaaagtgatgtaaaagacaTAAAAGGTGCAATGCAAAGAAATTTTCATTGCATGTTATAAGGGTTATTTGAACCCTGAGGACAAAACCCTGACTGTTCTTTGCATTTCAAATCGCAAGTGCTCTTTTTACAATCAGGAATGATGTTGATGTATTAGATTTATAAGTAAAATCCTAGGATGGATTTTAGGGTTCCTACATGGTGTTGAAACTTATGGAATTTACTTTTCACCTTAGTATGGAAAATGTTTATGGCACAGTTTGGCTTTATCCTGTTATttatacaaaaaatgtaaaccaaAATTGTATAAgatgatttattgtttttacaccaaATATTCATCCCCCAAGTGTTAAAATGATATTGCATATTGACCTTTACAGTTAAATAAAAGGTAACTGTaatatttactgttatttgAAGATCCCTTAAGTTTCCACACAATGACAGTTAATGTTTCCCACAggagaaatatttccaaatagcAGAATTTCTTTGTTATGAGTAAGGGAAAAGTTTAGGACagtctttcagccagctgttAGGCAGTTAGCAGCATCAGGCTGAGGTGGGTCAGCGATGCATAATATAATTGTAAACAcgtaaaggagaaaaaaatggaCTGCTTTTCTTATAAAGGTAGtgactttgaagaaaaaaaaataaaggaattacaTGAATTTTAACATTTACTGTATGCGTCAAAGCGCATGTCCCTTAGCTTTATCtgactttttaaaaaatttaattccAAGAAAGAGCATCAGAGAAAATGCTGTtagttcaaattcaattcaaattcaaaaatgctttattcaccccaaagggaaattaaatgttgttatagctcatattatgaaggtttcttcaaagagccgttgtcgatgctgatggctgtgggcaggaaggatctcctgtagcgctccgtcttacagcagatctgaagaagcctctgactgaagttGATGCATTGGTAGACCAAAATTTATGGTAGTTCTTAGTTTTTATAGGGAAAAAAGTTTCAAAATTATATCTGCTGATCGCAGATCAGAGCCGATTAAGGAAAAAGTGGGCAGtcgattgatttttttttatttctgaaattgaaattaaaatactggcattaataatttttttgtatttctcttGGACAGTTCACAGATAAATGaacaatcataaaaataaaaaaaaaccgtAAAGGCCCATTTTACAGCGTTTTTGCCTCTAAACTATTTTAATTCAGGCTTTTAAACTGGACTTGTGGTCCTTTCACTGGGCGTGTATTAAGGTGGTTCAGATACCAAACACGGCATAGATATTTCGTTATTTTTGCAAACAGAATTAGGATATCAAATATCACAACCTGTGCTTTAGAGCATCCATTCTGAGTTGAGAAGCCTTAGAAAAAGTTTCTATGTGGAACTGATGCTAAAAAAAGcaatgaaacagtttttttaacaCATTGCTAAATCAGAAGCCAATTTCAGTGTTATTTCATGATTTGTGGAGTATGACTATGATAAAAGCTactgtaaaactgtaaaaacattttcgAAATGTTTTGTACTCAAATGCCAAGACTGTTTTAAAAACTGGAGAAATTTTCAAATTGAAAATGTGTACAAATTCTGGTATTGACAATGCTGTCTATTGGAAACTTGTCGGTGAAACTTGTTCATGTGGTTATTACATAAGGTGTTTCCTTTCTGATTTGCAGACAACCTCCTGGGCATATCGTGGGTGGACAGCGGCTGGGTGCCGATTCTTAATCCTGGGAATGTTCTGGATTATTTCTCTGAGAGAAGCAACCCATTCTATGACCGAACCTGCAATAACGAGATAGTAAAGATGCAACGGCTTACTCTGGAGCACCTCAAGTACGTTTATTAAACCTGGGATGGATCGGTCTTATCAATATCGTTATGCTTTATtctcatgttttaaaatgtacaaaaagtaTAACCGTGAACTAAAATCAGTGCAACCAGATGTATTACAGATGTATTCTGCTGTAGGCCCTACAGGCATGAACAGAAAATGTGTCTTTGCTGTGTTTCATGTTTGTTTACCTCAGTCTCCTATTGACTCCCTCACCAGCATACACGCAATCCTGTATTGTTAGTATGTAAAAAGAAGTCTGCAAAATATAGGAATACAAATAAGCTTGTAATAAGATGGTAATAGTTATTTCAGATGTAACATTGTTTCTCTGGTTGTAAAACCTTTCCAAAGAATTTGACAGCTGCTTCAAGTTCATGAAAGCAAAAAAGCacaaactgctgctgctgtactCAGCAACTACAGTTGGATGATACTGCTGCTGATTTTGTACATTTCCTCACTCACGAACAAAGGTTTCTCATTTGAATGTGGAGAGAGAGAATTACACCAAAACACAGAAACCAAACTACACAGAAGTTAATAACTTATTTGCAGAGCAttgagtaaaataaatatttaatcccGAAGCAGAACGTAACTCAACACTTGGAGGACAATTCTTTACTGGGGACCACAGCATCAAGGCATTTTCTGTGGTTGGATGGGAGGTACAGGAGGAATGGTACCCCACCTTCTCTTTACAGAAACTCCAAATCTTTTAGGTTTCTTGGTTTCCAGCTTGGCATCTCAAAGCTTCAGCTTCCGCCATTGATTTTTCTATACTCTATGCCAGTGACGGCTGGTGATGGGAAATTTTGGGGGAGCGTCCCAGAGGTCAGTAATTAACACAACATAACAATAAACTCTACTTGAACATAAATCCGTCCATGATCACTTGCCTGCTGCTGGATTTTTAAGTCTGGTTGGTCCGGTCTAATCCCTTTATGTGCCTGATCAAATTATTACTTTGTTAATAAATGACCGAGTCTTCCTTCGCTTCCTTTATTGTCTCTTATCTTTGTTGCTGTCTGACTTATTGCATCCATATGTTTGAGTGGCATTGTAGTGGGGTATGTGACGTTGATTGACATATCATGGATTAATCAGATTGGAATGAGACAAAAAATAACTCCAGAAACTGAAATGGAATGGGAATGCTGAAAAATCAGACGTCAGACACATTTTATGAGTGAACAGATGCaataattactttttattttgtaactgTCTATACTTTTTTCCTGCAATTTTGATTGGGGAAGCTCCCCAGTGTCTGCTATTGACAATCCGCCACTTCTCTATGCCCTATTGAGCCGAAGAAAGCCCTACCTTTTCACTGGTAATGTGCTTGCAGCTAATCGCAATGTGTTGTATCAATCAACAGCTGCTTTAATGTCTGAATGCAAGCTTCAGCCATGGAAAACCGTAAACTGTAGTATAAATGGTATCTGACTCCATGTCATTCTGACAACCTTAGAAAATACCATCTTTAcaagttttaaaaggtttttaattcAACCTTTAGTACGATCCTCAGTGGGCCAAACTTAAACATGATCTCTCTATAATTATTCTatgctcattttattttttttcaaacgtTAGTAACCAAGTTCAAATGGAAAATCAGATCATCTGTAAACCTTGTAATGGTAATCAGGAATACAGGTAAACGTTTCATTCACTTATCTCTAATTCATGAGAACCAGGCGAATTTAATGGAGCCACTTAACACGTTTACCCAAACTAACATGCAGTTGTGAAATCCTGTTTTCCCTTTACAGCTGCACATGTACAGAGTttgacattattttattttcagtcagatgGTGGGAGTGGAGTACATTCTTCTTCATGCTCAGGAACCAATTCTTTATATCATTCGTAAGCAACAGCGGCAGACTCCAACACAAGGTGAGCAGGGCACCATCTCACCGTTGTGCTGCAGTTTTAACTAATGTATAGATCTGGAGCTTATATTTAAAGCACTGGTAATAAGGTTTACCATTCTGCATGAATGACTTTTACtacatctaaaaacacatcTCCATCTCTGTACTTAATCATTACCCAGTGATTCCTTTGGCGGACTACTACATCATAGCAGGAGTGGTGTATCAGGCTCCAGACCTGGGGACGGTTATCAACTCTAGAGCGGTAAATCAGTTTAAATACAGTATAAACCCTGTGAATGTTTCGGTGTTCATTGTTTTTCCTGATATTGTCCTGAATGTTGGATTAGCTTTCTGCAGTCCATGGAATTCAGTCGGCATTTGATGAGGCTATGTCGTACTGCCGCTACCACCCATCCAAGGGCTACTGGTGGCAATTCAAGGATCAGGAAGAGAGAGGTTGGATCTTTCTTAATATATGTTTACAACCTGTAGCTGATACTGCTGCTGCTAGCAGTAAACATATCCCTGTTCttagaaaaaacaacaattccCGAAATACACAACGCCGTtcgaaagtattcataccataACTTTTCTAGATTTTGTCACGTTCCAACCacagactttttatttttattgggatttgaaGACATGAAGTAGCCTTTAGCCTCACTGAGTCAACACTCCTACAGCTGAAAGTCTCGGGCTATGTCTCTGCCAACTTTGTACATGTCGagacttcattttttttttgccatcttGTCTTTAAAGATTTGTTCCATCTCTGTCAAATGGGTGTTTTCCTGGTTCCACCATTTCTATCAGCTGTGTTGAAGTAGAAACACATCTAAAGGATGCAGAACACGGTCTCTTCAGCACAAGGTTTACTTCCAGAATTGCCCTGTTTAACTCCTTCTTCCATGAACTCTAATCAGCTTTATTTCGGGATATCTGAGTAAAAGTGGGACTGAATAAAGCATGCTGCACtttttagatgaaaaaaaaaccccatgtctcatttttctttcacGTAACAATcatatgctactttgtgttggtttgtaaatccaaataaaatatgctgcagtttgttgttgtaatgtgacacagTTTGTAGGGGTTCAAGGGCCGCTGTATATTCAGATCGTTTCAACGTTTATTGACACAAACCTTCCATTAAGATTTGAAAACATATCTGgactgtcaaaaaaaaattgtgtttttgatCTCGAATAACAAATTCAGTTTGTAGCTGTTTCCAGAATAACAAGATAAATCCAGAAAAGAAAGGTTCAataggtataaatacttttgcaaagccctGTATGTGTCAGAACTATTTAACTCTGCATCTCCAAAATATTGCCCACATTGCTTTCTAATGTAACCTTGTCTTTTTCAAAGGTTTAttgactttttcctttcatataGAAAAAGCTAAGCCTAAATCTAAGAAGAAAGAGGAGCCTAGTTCTCTGTTTCAGAGCCATCGTGTTGACACACTGCTTTTAGACCTCAGATCAAAGTTTCCACCAACATTTTACCAGGTATGTTTTCAGTGTTTCTAAATGGTCATTAATTTCGTTTTTGTATTGAGACCAAATGTATCAAAAATGAATGGCAATCTGTTTCTTGTTTGTGATTGTAGCCTAAGCCTGGTGAAAAGCCAATTCCAGGTATGATAATCAGTTTGATTTTATACAGATCCTAAACTCACATTAAAGCTTGAACCTAAAAATGTGTTAGTATAAATTAATTACTTCATGATAATCTCAGTaaacctatatatatatttttttttgataattttgttttttctgaattTGTATTCACTTGCGCTGCAGTTGAGGTAAATAAGGAACCTGAGCCTCCCACAGAAGCTGTGAAACAAGTGGAGAGGGAACCGGCCACCAAGTCCTCAGCTCCGGCTCCAGCGAGTAAACCACCGCCTGAGAAGAGGGCGAGGCTGCAGTAACGTTCCAGGGGACATGGAGATATGCTGTGCTCCACAGCATTAATTGAGAAACAGGCTGCCTTCTGGGAGTCTTTGTGTTTCTGCCCCAAAAATGCAACCTTGTTAACTTCTCTACTTTTTCTGAACTGAACTGGCACAAAGGGGTGTCCTTACCTTTTTGTAGTCCTTAAGAGCTTAGGAATAAGTATATTTCAGGcagctgaactgaaaacatgagtGATGTCAGCAGGATCTTTTAatgtggatttatttttttgaccatGCACTGAGATCAGCATTAGTATCTGCCCACTTTTCAACATCAGCAcaccttttatttcttgtattgACTTCAAAGGACAGTTTTAAAACCTTCTTTCAGAAGAGCTGTTCTAAAGCATGTTGACAGTTAAGCAAAAGCTATAACTCTGACCAGAGTACTTACTTgtaactgtaaataaaacaccttgtttgcttttttgtaataaaattatttagtaACTGtaaatttttttgttcatttgacAAGTCTTAAGTCTTGCTTGATGAGTTGTAGTTACTTATTACCATGAATACACGAATGCACTATATTGGTTTCCTCTCAACTAAAGTATAGAGAGGATTAGAGGATAAATGTTTGCTTCATGTGGTCAGTAGAAACCTGTTTGTTCTAATGGAAAGTATAAAATGATTTCAGAT
This genomic window contains:
- the LOC124855261 gene encoding tetratricopeptide repeat protein 9A, coding for MSKMSAIQAGNEGKVDSGRGSLTAISGGGGGGGSPRLLQRAQPNSSSRAKDTRNQQQQLQQQRHHGGPLLKQPSHNEPADVVRRALDFKSQGTQCYKDKKYREAIGKYHRALLEIKGLCRVLGDPDPSSKSTSTLLPTISKSSTLTDEQKGAMENAELECYNSLAACLLQMELVNYERVKEYCLKVLLKEGKNFKALYRSGVAYYHLGDYQKALYYLKESHKQEPSDTNAIRYIQLTEMKIRRNAQKEKKEAT
- the med6 gene encoding mediator of RNA polymerase II transcription subunit 6 — translated: MASVDFRDNLLGISWVDSGWVPILNPGNVLDYFSERSNPFYDRTCNNEIVKMQRLTLEHLNQMVGVEYILLHAQEPILYIIRKQQRQTPTQVIPLADYYIIAGVVYQAPDLGTVINSRALSAVHGIQSAFDEAMSYCRYHPSKGYWWQFKDQEEREKAKPKSKKKEEPSSLFQSHRVDTLLLDLRSKFPPTFYQPKPGEKPIPVEVNKEPEPPTEAVKQVEREPATKSSAPAPASKPPPEKRARLQ